One Glycine max cultivar Williams 82 chromosome 6, Glycine_max_v4.0, whole genome shotgun sequence DNA segment encodes these proteins:
- the LOC121174978 gene encoding uncharacterized protein isoform X1, producing MCVIWMKAAMSQEQEDETPKSNRIGCVGGRRGVGRPCKKPKPKRVPQRGLGVAQLEKIRLEEEQKEKVVQAAIASSTNPLLDMHHQFLNCHHSNQPSSPNSLPSSTVSFANSSGGSNAGLHGIPALGHVSGPQLWDPHDFDFGKNFGMDPAGLAFTSSLAFDSNPIRPLSNWMQTQHHHPFSPMVSVSSGTSSTTMPHSSVEQPSNQNYSGSYVSKRQEEKFQMIGIKRPNPFSLATSPVSSSNFKPLTFATTMKASETIPCGSGRGFNLDFGNSTLREIPSLSASNSNMNSKKNKKGKKNIGGDFLRLAPPTQCSCSKLKSSSAFVSSNLKGNMKDQVAPPPGFNPTNQQRQYRYNSIPPSTKVTQIGQQSDRFQNCNVVGESIDLDLNLKL from the exons ATGTGTGTTATATGGATGAAAGCAGcaatgagtcaagaacaagaaGATGAGACCCCTAAATCTAACAGAATTGGCTGTGTTGGTGGTAGAAGAGGTGTTGGAAGACCTTGCAAAAAGCCAAAGCCAAAAAGGGTGCCACAGAGAGGACTTGGTGTGGCTCAACTTGAAAAAATAAGACTTGAAGAAGAACAAAAGGAGAAGGTAGTTCAAGCTGCGATTGCATCATCAACCAATCCCCTTTTAGATATGCATCATCAATTTTTAAACTGTCATCACTCCAATCAACCATCTTCTCCAAATTCATTGCCTTCAAGCACTGTTTCATTTGCAAACAGTTCTGGTGGATCTAATGCTGGCTTGCATGGTATTCCAGCTCTGGGGCATGTGAGTGGGCCTCAGTTGTGGGATccccatgattttgattttgggaAGAATTTTGGCATGGATCCTGCAGGATTGGCTTTTACATCAAGTTTGGCATTTGACTCCAACCCCATTAGGCCACTTTCCAATTGGATGCAAACACAACATCATCATCCTTTTTCACCAATG GTGAGTGTCTCCTCAGGGACTTCATCAACAACTATGCCTCATTCCTCAGTAGAGCAACCTTCAAACCAAAACTATAGTGGAAGTTATGTTTCTAAGAGGCAGGAGGAGAAG tttcagatgatagGTATTAAAAGACCAAACCCTTTCTCTTTGGCTACTTCTCCTGTGTCCTCTTCCAATTTTAAACCTCTCACTTTTGCTACTACTATGAAAGCAAGTGAAACAATTCCATGCGGGAGTGGAAGAGGATTCAACTTGGATTTTGGCAATTCAACTTTAAG GGAAATTCCTTCTCTTTCAGCATCCAACTCAAATATGaactcaaagaaaaataaaaaagggaagaagaatATTGGTGGAGATTTTCTTAGACTTGCTCCTCCTACTCAATGCTCATGTTCCAAGTTAAAGTCTTCTTCAGCTTTCGTATCATCTAACCTTAAG GGAAATATGAAAGATCAAGTCGCTCCCCCACCAGGGTTCAATCCAACTAATCAACAACGGCAATATCGGTACAATTCCATCCCTCCATCAACAAAGGTGACACAAATTGGACAACAATCAGATAGATTTCAGAACTGTAATGTGGTGGGAGAAAGTATTGATCTTGATCTCAATTTGAAGCTGTGA
- the LOC121174978 gene encoding uncharacterized protein isoform X2, which yields MCVIWMKAAMSQEQEDETPKSNRIGCVGGRRGVGRPCKKPKPKRVPQRGLGVAQLEKIRLEEEQKEKVVQAAIASSTNPLLDMHHQFLNCHHSNQPSSPNSLPSSTVSFANSSGGSNAGLHGIPALGHVSGPQLWDPHDFDFGKNFGMDPAGLAFTSSLAFDSNPIRPLSNWMQTQHHHPFSPMVSVSSGTSSTTMPHSSVEQPSNQNYSGSYVSKRQEEKMIGIKRPNPFSLATSPVSSSNFKPLTFATTMKASETIPCGSGRGFNLDFGNSTLREIPSLSASNSNMNSKKNKKGKKNIGGDFLRLAPPTQCSCSKLKSSSAFVSSNLKGNMKDQVAPPPGFNPTNQQRQYRYNSIPPSTKVTQIGQQSDRFQNCNVVGESIDLDLNLKL from the exons ATGTGTGTTATATGGATGAAAGCAGcaatgagtcaagaacaagaaGATGAGACCCCTAAATCTAACAGAATTGGCTGTGTTGGTGGTAGAAGAGGTGTTGGAAGACCTTGCAAAAAGCCAAAGCCAAAAAGGGTGCCACAGAGAGGACTTGGTGTGGCTCAACTTGAAAAAATAAGACTTGAAGAAGAACAAAAGGAGAAGGTAGTTCAAGCTGCGATTGCATCATCAACCAATCCCCTTTTAGATATGCATCATCAATTTTTAAACTGTCATCACTCCAATCAACCATCTTCTCCAAATTCATTGCCTTCAAGCACTGTTTCATTTGCAAACAGTTCTGGTGGATCTAATGCTGGCTTGCATGGTATTCCAGCTCTGGGGCATGTGAGTGGGCCTCAGTTGTGGGATccccatgattttgattttgggaAGAATTTTGGCATGGATCCTGCAGGATTGGCTTTTACATCAAGTTTGGCATTTGACTCCAACCCCATTAGGCCACTTTCCAATTGGATGCAAACACAACATCATCATCCTTTTTCACCAATG GTGAGTGTCTCCTCAGGGACTTCATCAACAACTATGCCTCATTCCTCAGTAGAGCAACCTTCAAACCAAAACTATAGTGGAAGTTATGTTTCTAAGAGGCAGGAGGAGAAG atgatagGTATTAAAAGACCAAACCCTTTCTCTTTGGCTACTTCTCCTGTGTCCTCTTCCAATTTTAAACCTCTCACTTTTGCTACTACTATGAAAGCAAGTGAAACAATTCCATGCGGGAGTGGAAGAGGATTCAACTTGGATTTTGGCAATTCAACTTTAAG GGAAATTCCTTCTCTTTCAGCATCCAACTCAAATATGaactcaaagaaaaataaaaaagggaagaagaatATTGGTGGAGATTTTCTTAGACTTGCTCCTCCTACTCAATGCTCATGTTCCAAGTTAAAGTCTTCTTCAGCTTTCGTATCATCTAACCTTAAG GGAAATATGAAAGATCAAGTCGCTCCCCCACCAGGGTTCAATCCAACTAATCAACAACGGCAATATCGGTACAATTCCATCCCTCCATCAACAAAGGTGACACAAATTGGACAACAATCAGATAGATTTCAGAACTGTAATGTGGTGGGAGAAAGTATTGATCTTGATCTCAATTTGAAGCTGTGA
- the LOC121174978 gene encoding uncharacterized protein isoform X3 has product MSQEQEDETPKSNRIGCVGGRRGVGRPCKKPKPKRVPQRGLGVAQLEKIRLEEEQKEKVVQAAIASSTNPLLDMHHQFLNCHHSNQPSSPNSLPSSTVSFANSSGGSNAGLHGIPALGHVSGPQLWDPHDFDFGKNFGMDPAGLAFTSSLAFDSNPIRPLSNWMQTQHHHPFSPMVSVSSGTSSTTMPHSSVEQPSNQNYSGSYVSKRQEEKFQMIGIKRPNPFSLATSPVSSSNFKPLTFATTMKASETIPCGSGRGFNLDFGNSTLREIPSLSASNSNMNSKKNKKGKKNIGGDFLRLAPPTQCSCSKLKSSSAFVSSNLKGNMKDQVAPPPGFNPTNQQRQYRYNSIPPSTKVTQIGQQSDRFQNCNVVGESIDLDLNLKL; this is encoded by the exons atgagtcaagaacaagaaGATGAGACCCCTAAATCTAACAGAATTGGCTGTGTTGGTGGTAGAAGAGGTGTTGGAAGACCTTGCAAAAAGCCAAAGCCAAAAAGGGTGCCACAGAGAGGACTTGGTGTGGCTCAACTTGAAAAAATAAGACTTGAAGAAGAACAAAAGGAGAAGGTAGTTCAAGCTGCGATTGCATCATCAACCAATCCCCTTTTAGATATGCATCATCAATTTTTAAACTGTCATCACTCCAATCAACCATCTTCTCCAAATTCATTGCCTTCAAGCACTGTTTCATTTGCAAACAGTTCTGGTGGATCTAATGCTGGCTTGCATGGTATTCCAGCTCTGGGGCATGTGAGTGGGCCTCAGTTGTGGGATccccatgattttgattttgggaAGAATTTTGGCATGGATCCTGCAGGATTGGCTTTTACATCAAGTTTGGCATTTGACTCCAACCCCATTAGGCCACTTTCCAATTGGATGCAAACACAACATCATCATCCTTTTTCACCAATG GTGAGTGTCTCCTCAGGGACTTCATCAACAACTATGCCTCATTCCTCAGTAGAGCAACCTTCAAACCAAAACTATAGTGGAAGTTATGTTTCTAAGAGGCAGGAGGAGAAG tttcagatgatagGTATTAAAAGACCAAACCCTTTCTCTTTGGCTACTTCTCCTGTGTCCTCTTCCAATTTTAAACCTCTCACTTTTGCTACTACTATGAAAGCAAGTGAAACAATTCCATGCGGGAGTGGAAGAGGATTCAACTTGGATTTTGGCAATTCAACTTTAAG GGAAATTCCTTCTCTTTCAGCATCCAACTCAAATATGaactcaaagaaaaataaaaaagggaagaagaatATTGGTGGAGATTTTCTTAGACTTGCTCCTCCTACTCAATGCTCATGTTCCAAGTTAAAGTCTTCTTCAGCTTTCGTATCATCTAACCTTAAG GGAAATATGAAAGATCAAGTCGCTCCCCCACCAGGGTTCAATCCAACTAATCAACAACGGCAATATCGGTACAATTCCATCCCTCCATCAACAAAGGTGACACAAATTGGACAACAATCAGATAGATTTCAGAACTGTAATGTGGTGGGAGAAAGTATTGATCTTGATCTCAATTTGAAGCTGTGA